A section of the Oncorhynchus gorbuscha isolate QuinsamMale2020 ecotype Even-year linkage group LG04, OgorEven_v1.0, whole genome shotgun sequence genome encodes:
- the dtwd1 gene encoding tRNA-uridine aminocarboxypropyltransferase 1, whose product MSSSDVLASPSGVDVSSSPKSPLAKTQQPDKDSKPVTKQNPVPASPPLHGLKLAPHRELEQAQQRGRLKCSSCGGSRMFFCYTCCSLVGVSQQEIPSVKLPIKIDIIKHPSEVDGKSTAIHAKILAPDDVTIYTYPCIPEYEDDTDKVVLVFPGPGSVSVEEMTWRLQNLAVMKSAASPDEEPSPKRPRAEEMPGATQQAEGHTSGATHTEERGGEAGIEGQTETPGACPLQRVVFIDSTWNQTTRIITDERLQALLRVELKTRKTCFWRHQKGSPDTYLATIEAVYYFLKDYQELCLRQEYTGQYDNLMYFYCYLHTLINKAKTTAGRR is encoded by the exons aTGTCCAGTTCGGACGTGCTAGCCAGTCCCAGTGGTGTGGACGTGTCCTCCTCTCCCAAATCACCACTGGCTAAAACCCAGCAACCTGACAAGGACTCCAAACCAGTAACCAAACAGAACCCtgtccctgcctcccctcccctccatggTCTGAAGCTGGCTCCCCACAGGGAGCTGGAGCAGGCACAGCAGAGGGGCAGGCTGAAGTGTTCTAGCTGCGGAGGCTCCCGGATGTTCTTCTGCTACACCTGCTGCTCTTTAGTGGGCGTCAGCCAGCAGGAAATCCCCTCTGTCAAG CTCCCTATAAAGATTGACATCATCAAGCATCCCAGTGAGGTTGATGGGAAGAGCACAGCCATACACGCCAAGATCCTCGCCCCCGATGATGTCACCATCTACACCTACCCCTGCATACCTGAGTATGAAGATGACACAGACAAA gTAGTGCTGGTGTTCCCTGGTCCTggatcagtctcagtggaggAGATGACATGGAGATTGCAGAACCTGGCTGTCATGAAGTCAGCTGCCTCCCCAGATGAGGAACCGTCCCCAAAGAGGCCCAGAGCCGAGGAGATGCCAGGGGCTACACAGCAGGCGGAGGGACACACATcaggagccacacacacagaagagaggggaggggaagcaGGGATAGAGGGCCAGACTGAGACACCAGGGGCCTGTCCCCTCCAGAGAGTGGTGTTCATCGACAGCACATGGAACCAGACCACCAGAATCATCACAGATGAGAGACTACAGG CGTTGCTCCGTGTGGAGCTGAAGACCAGGAAGACGTGTTTCTGGCGCCATCAGAAAGGTTCTCCAGACACCTACCTGGCAACCATAGAGGCTGTCTACTACTTCCTCAAGGACTACCAGGAGCTGTGTCTGAGACAGGAGTACACAGGACAGTACGACAACCTGATGTACTTCTACTGTTACCTACACACACTGATCAACAAGGCTAAGACAACCGCTGGGAGACGCTGA
- the LOC124033460 gene encoding protein FAM227B-like has translation MAKQQDPEDDEEILSTFEKFVRNQGLVDWPVAFEENIEISSHFKHYSHPRQIYDYFKVNVPFPVDVTMSFSKSIEELYSKIKLHASIMSQEQSKNKNAESVFDDMNTYKMYVQRAHRIMKEQSEAVSRSLDIKDYDYPGFDAVEDTDIPGHPDALQHLDRVSEAQGFNPGFLKIWRPFFLCDLSVAVLKDTFWWFFLHRFKPNVEEESQLFDRISGAFVSLLMTVQMDLKDKLFKVYADCLAQAVYAAFYAAFPESMERLGHDFKTDLTDLISLWVSGVKPTLLSWQSWNLGWLDPVDTSGKSNGESACGKT, from the exons ATGGCtaaacaacaagacccagaggaCGATGAAGAAATCCTGAGCACGTTTGAAAAGTTTGTTCGGAATCAGGGACTG GTTGACTGGCCCGTGGCGTTTGAGGAGAATATAGAGATATCATCCCACTTCAAACATTACAGTCATCCCAGACAGATATATGACTACTTTAAAGTAAATGTGCCATTCCCAGTGGACGTCACCATGTCCTTCTCCAAGAGCATAGAGGAGCTATATTCCAAGATAAAACTACATGCATCCATAATGTCACAAGAACAGAGCAAAAACAAGAATGCGGAGTCAGTATTTGATGATATGAATACAT ATAAAATGTATGTGCAAAGAGCACATCGAATCATGAAAGAGCAG AGTGAGGCAGTGTCGCGGAGCTTGGACATCAAG GACTATGACTACCCAGGGTTTGATGCAGTCGAGGACACTGACATCCCAGGACATCCTGATGCCTTACAGCATTTGGACAGAGTATCAGAGGCCCAAGGCTTTAAT CCAGGCTTCCTGAAGATCTGGAGGCCGTTCTTTCTGTGTGATCTGTCCGTGGCTGTTCTCAAAGACACATTCTGGTGGTTCTTCCTCCACAGATTTAAG CctaatgtggaggaggagagccaGTTGTTTGATCGGATCTCTGGAGCCTTTGTCTCTCTGCTGATGACCGTTCAGATGGACCTGAAGGACAAGCTCTTTAAG gtgtaTGCAGACTGCCTGGCCCAGGCGGTCTACGCAGCGTTCTACGCAGCATTCCCTGAGTCCATGGAACGTCTAGGCCATGACTTCAAGACAGACCTGACTGACCTCATCTCCCTCTGGGTGTCAG GTGTGAAGCCCACCCTGTTGTCATGGCAGAGCTGGAACCTGGGCTGGCTGGATCCTGTAGACACGTCCGGGAAGAGCAATGGAGAGTCAGCATGTGGTAAGACCTGA